A region from the Triticum urartu cultivar G1812 chromosome 1, Tu2.1, whole genome shotgun sequence genome encodes:
- the LOC125541833 gene encoding glutenin, low molecular weight subunit-like: MKTFLVIALLALAAASAVAQISQQQQQQPFPQQQQPPFSQQQEPPYSQQQQPPFSQQQQSPFSQQQQQPPFLQQHQPPFSQQPPISQQQQPPFSQQQQPPFSQQQQPPFSQQQQQPPFSQQQQQQQPPFSQQQQPPFSQQPPISQKQQPPFSQQQQPPFSQQQQIPVIHPSVLQQLNPCKVFLQQQCIPVAMQRCLARSQMLQQRICHMMQQQCCQQLRQIPGQSRHESIRAIIYSIILQQQQQQQQQQQQQQVQSIIQAQQQQPQQLGQCVSQPQQQSQQQLGQQPQQQQLAQGTFLQPHQIAQFEVMTSIALRTLPMMCNVNVPLYGTTTSAPFGVGTGVGAY, encoded by the coding sequence ATGAAGACATTCCTCGTCATTGCCCTCCTCGCTCTTGCGGCGGCAAGTGCCGTTGCGCAAATTtcacagcagcaacaacaacaaccattTCCGCAGCAACAACAACCACCATTTTCGCAGCAACAAGAGCCACCATATTCACAGCAACAGCAACCACCATTTTCGCAACAACAACAATCACCATTTtcgcagcaacaacaacaaccaccaTTTTTGCAGCAACACCAACCACCGTTTTCACAACAGCCACCAATTTCACAGCAGCAACAACCACCATTTTCACAGCAACAACAACCACCATTTTCACAGCAACAACAACCGCCATTTtcgcagcagcaacaacaaccgCCATTTtcgcagcagcaacaacaacaacaaccaccaTTTTCACAGCAACAACAACCACCATTTTCACAACAGCCACCAATTTCACAGAAGCAACAACCACCATTTTCGCAGCAACAACAACCACCATTTTCACAGCAACAACAAATACCAGTTATTCATCCATCTGTTTTGCAGCAACTAAACCCATGCAAGGTATTCCTCCAGCAGCAGTGCATCCCTGTGGCAATGCAGCGATGTCTTGCTAGGTCACAAATGTTGCAGCAGAGGATTTGCCATATGATGCAGCAACAATGTTGCCAACAGTTGCGGCAAATCCCCGGGCAATCCCGCCATGAGTCAATCCGTGCTATCATCTACTCTATCATcctgcaacaacaacaacaacaacaacaacaacaacaacaacaacaagttCAGAGTATCATCCAAGCTCAGCAACAACAACCCCAACAGTTGGGCCAATGTGTCTCCCAACCCCAACAACAATCGCAGCAGCAACTCGGGCAACAACCTCAACAACAACAATTGGCACAGGGTACCTTTTTGCAGCCACACCAGATAGCTCAGTTTGAGGTGATGACTTCCATTGCACTCCGGACCTTGCCAATGATGTGCAATGTCAACGTGCCGTTGTACGGAACCACCACTAGTGCGCCATTCGGCGTTGGCACTGGAGTTGGTGCCTACTGA